A genomic window from Micromonospora sp. WMMA1947 includes:
- a CDS encoding BTAD domain-containing putative transcriptional regulator has product MRFGVLGATQAYAADGSVLPVTGGRLRALLVLLLLDAGRTVPPRRLIDGVYGDRPPEQAANALQSQVSRLRRLLPDAPVEFGPAGYRLAIDPQRVDVHRFSGLAAAGRAALAAGDPAGAAALLRDALALWRGEPLADVTDAPFADAEAARLRQARLAAVEDRVEAELALAPAGAPLIAELRDLVAAHPLRERLHGLLMRALHGAGRRAEALAVYADARRILAEELGTDPSAELAALHTALLRDDAAPPARLPSPLTSFVGREPELRRVHELLGTARLVTLHGPGGAGKTRLATTVASGHDGPVCLVELAAVAPGAPVAPAVLAALDLRDAGLRTPGGPADLTDRLVAALADRRLLLVLDNCEHVIDDAARLTGRLLAAAPGLRVLATSREPLGLTGEALCPVGGLPAPDGPAAPRAAAAYPAVRLFTDRAADVSPGFTLDAGTTPAVLRICRTLDGLPLALELAAARLRALPVTQVAARLDDRFRLLRRGDRTAAPRHRTLEAVVGWSWDLLDAPERRLAARMSVFAGAADLAAVQAVCAPDAGDVLDVLTGLVDKSLVEATGGRYRMLETIREFAAARLAEGGETGRVRAAHAAYFLDLALAGDAGLRGGGQDRWLRRLDAARDDLHAALRHTDTATGLRLVAALAFYWWLRGLRGEGAALARRLVDRLDGPPDGLAEEYALGLLVATLAGGGERSEVDTASRILWTMARPPRHPFLLYLSGMASGPPSPQDAAALHEQAVRDRLLGTDPWSRALGRLGTAMVGLLHGRHEQARTELDAALAGFRALDDRWGMIVTLSTRAEAAYRTGDVASAAAPMAEALELAEQLGSTLDLAELLRTRADGRLVAGDLTGAAEDYRRVRRIAGPAGAPELVAAADLGLGEIARRDGDPQRARTLCERAVAQCPSGWFGADVVRLAALVTLGQLADTTGDPAAARAYYRQVLTAGVGVWDVPVVAAAADGLAGPLLRAGDPESAARLLGAAAALLAGTGAADAPAGTPTAVTLREHLGEAAFATAYAGGAGLPRQRALALVDGR; this is encoded by the coding sequence ATGCGGTTCGGTGTGCTCGGCGCGACCCAGGCGTACGCGGCCGACGGCAGCGTGCTGCCCGTCACCGGTGGGCGGCTGCGCGCGCTGCTGGTGCTGCTGCTGCTCGACGCCGGCCGGACCGTGCCGCCGCGGCGTCTCATCGACGGCGTCTACGGCGACCGGCCGCCCGAGCAGGCCGCGAACGCGCTGCAGTCGCAGGTGTCGCGGCTGCGCCGGCTGCTGCCCGACGCGCCCGTCGAGTTCGGCCCGGCCGGCTACCGGCTGGCGATCGATCCGCAGCGGGTCGACGTGCACCGGTTCTCCGGGCTGGCCGCGGCCGGGCGGGCGGCGCTGGCCGCCGGTGACCCGGCCGGGGCGGCGGCGCTGCTGCGCGACGCGCTCGCGCTGTGGCGCGGCGAACCCCTGGCCGACGTGACGGACGCGCCGTTCGCCGACGCCGAGGCGGCCCGGCTGCGTCAGGCGCGCCTGGCCGCGGTCGAGGACCGCGTCGAGGCGGAACTGGCCCTCGCGCCGGCCGGCGCGCCGCTGATCGCCGAGCTGCGGGACCTGGTGGCGGCGCATCCGCTGCGGGAGCGGCTGCACGGGCTGCTGATGCGGGCGCTGCACGGCGCCGGCCGCCGCGCCGAGGCGCTCGCCGTCTACGCCGACGCCCGCCGGATCCTGGCCGAGGAGCTGGGCACCGACCCGTCGGCGGAGCTGGCCGCCCTGCACACGGCGCTGCTGCGCGACGACGCCGCGCCGCCCGCCCGGCTGCCCAGCCCGCTCACCAGCTTCGTCGGCCGGGAACCGGAGCTGCGGCGCGTGCACGAGCTGCTCGGTACGGCACGGCTGGTCACCCTGCACGGCCCGGGCGGCGCCGGCAAGACCCGGCTGGCCACCACCGTCGCGTCCGGCCACGACGGGCCGGTGTGCCTGGTGGAGCTGGCCGCCGTGGCGCCCGGCGCACCGGTCGCGCCCGCCGTGCTGGCCGCGCTGGACCTGCGCGACGCGGGCCTGCGCACCCCCGGCGGCCCGGCCGACCTCACCGACCGGCTGGTCGCCGCGCTGGCCGACCGGCGGCTGCTGCTGGTGCTGGACAACTGCGAGCACGTCATCGACGACGCGGCCCGGCTGACCGGCCGGCTGCTCGCCGCCGCGCCCGGGCTGCGGGTGCTCGCCACCAGCCGGGAACCGCTGGGCCTCACCGGCGAGGCCCTGTGCCCGGTCGGTGGGCTGCCCGCCCCGGACGGGCCGGCCGCACCGCGGGCAGCCGCCGCGTACCCGGCGGTGCGGCTGTTCACCGACCGGGCCGCCGACGTGTCGCCCGGGTTCACCCTCGACGCCGGCACCACCCCGGCGGTGCTGCGGATCTGCCGTACCCTCGACGGGCTGCCGCTGGCCCTGGAGCTAGCCGCGGCGCGGCTGCGCGCCCTGCCGGTGACGCAGGTCGCGGCGCGCCTGGACGACCGGTTCCGGCTGTTGCGCCGCGGCGACCGCACCGCTGCGCCCCGGCACCGCACGCTGGAGGCGGTCGTGGGGTGGAGCTGGGACCTGCTCGACGCCCCGGAGCGGCGGCTGGCCGCCCGGATGAGCGTGTTCGCCGGCGCGGCCGACCTGGCCGCGGTGCAGGCGGTGTGCGCGCCGGACGCCGGTGACGTACTCGACGTGCTGACCGGCCTGGTGGACAAGTCGCTGGTGGAGGCCACCGGCGGGCGCTACCGGATGCTGGAGACGATCCGCGAGTTCGCGGCGGCCCGGCTGGCCGAGGGCGGCGAGACCGGGCGGGTGCGGGCCGCGCACGCCGCGTACTTCCTGGATCTGGCGCTGGCCGGCGACGCGGGCCTGCGCGGCGGCGGCCAGGACCGGTGGCTGCGCCGCCTCGACGCCGCCCGCGACGACCTGCACGCGGCGCTGCGGCACACCGACACCGCCACCGGGTTGCGGCTGGTCGCGGCGCTGGCGTTCTACTGGTGGCTGCGGGGCCTGCGCGGGGAGGGCGCGGCGCTGGCCCGGCGGCTGGTCGACCGGCTCGACGGCCCGCCCGACGGCCTCGCCGAGGAGTACGCGCTGGGCCTGCTGGTCGCCACGCTCGCCGGTGGCGGCGAGCGCAGCGAGGTCGACACCGCGTCGCGGATCCTGTGGACCATGGCCCGGCCGCCCCGGCATCCGTTCCTGCTGTACCTGTCCGGCATGGCCAGCGGTCCCCCGTCGCCGCAGGACGCGGCGGCGCTGCACGAGCAGGCCGTCCGGGACCGGCTGCTCGGCACCGATCCGTGGAGCAGGGCGCTGGGCCGGCTGGGCACCGCGATGGTCGGTCTGCTGCACGGCCGGCACGAGCAGGCCCGCACCGAGCTGGACGCCGCGCTGGCCGGTTTCCGGGCCCTCGACGACCGCTGGGGGATGATCGTGACGCTGTCCACCCGCGCCGAGGCCGCCTACCGCACCGGTGACGTCGCATCGGCGGCCGCGCCGATGGCGGAGGCCCTGGAGCTGGCCGAGCAGCTCGGCTCCACCCTGGACCTGGCGGAACTGCTGCGGACCCGCGCCGACGGGCGGCTGGTCGCCGGTGACCTGACCGGCGCGGCGGAGGACTACCGGCGGGTGCGGCGCATCGCCGGGCCGGCCGGCGCGCCGGAACTGGTGGCCGCCGCGGATCTGGGCCTCGGCGAGATCGCCCGCCGCGACGGCGACCCGCAGCGCGCGCGGACGTTGTGCGAACGGGCCGTCGCGCAGTGCCCGTCGGGCTGGTTCGGCGCCGATGTGGTGCGGCTCGCGGCGCTGGTGACGCTCGGGCAGCTCGCCGACACCACCGGCGACCCGGCTGCGGCCCGCGCCTACTACCGGCAGGTCCTCACCGCCGGCGTCGGCGTGTGGGACGTGCCGGTGGTGGCCGCGGCGGCCGACGGGCTGGCCGGGCCGCTGCTGCGCGCCGGCGACCCCGAGTCGGCGGCCCGGCTGCTGGGCGCGGCGGCGGCGCTGCTCGCAGGCACCGGCGCCGCCGACGCCCCGGCCGGCACGCCGACCGCCGTCACGCTGCGGGAACACCTGGGCGAGGCGGCGTTCGCCACCGCGTACGCCGGGGGCGCGGGCCTGCCCCGGCAGCGGGCGCTGGCGCTGGTCGACGGGCGCTGA
- a CDS encoding ATP-binding cassette domain-containing protein has product MTDDATAVLADGIRKTYGRTTALDGFDLAVPAGTVYGVLGPNGAGKTTAVRILTTLLRFDAGRARVAGHDVAAAPDRVREAISLTGQYAAVDEVLSGRQNLVLFGRLRRLSARRARLRAEELLDRFGLTEAADRSAGGYSGGMRRRLDLAASLVVPPRVLFLDEPTTGLDPRSRNGLWTAVRELVADGTTVLLTTQYLQEADHLADRVCVIDAGRVVAEGTPERLKARIGADRLELVVRDAADLPTATAVVQRATGATATVDAELRRVDAPVADRIAVLTAVLRALDDAGIAVEDVLVRRPTLDEAFLRLTGAHADAQRVGVAS; this is encoded by the coding sequence ATGACCGACGACGCGACGGCCGTGCTGGCCGACGGGATACGAAAAACGTACGGACGCACCACCGCCCTGGACGGCTTCGACCTGGCCGTGCCGGCCGGCACCGTCTACGGGGTGCTGGGCCCCAACGGGGCGGGCAAGACCACAGCGGTGCGGATCCTCACCACGCTGCTGCGTTTCGACGCCGGCCGGGCCCGGGTGGCCGGGCACGACGTCGCCGCCGCCCCGGACCGGGTTCGTGAGGCGATCAGCCTGACCGGCCAGTACGCGGCGGTCGACGAGGTGCTCAGCGGCCGGCAGAACCTGGTGCTGTTCGGGCGGCTGCGCCGGCTGTCCGCGCGCCGGGCCCGCCTCCGCGCCGAGGAACTGCTGGACCGGTTCGGGCTGACCGAGGCCGCCGACCGGTCGGCGGGCGGCTACTCCGGTGGGATGCGCCGCCGACTGGACCTCGCGGCCAGCCTGGTGGTGCCGCCGCGGGTGCTGTTCCTCGACGAGCCGACCACCGGCCTGGACCCGCGCAGCCGCAACGGCCTGTGGACGGCGGTGCGGGAACTCGTCGCCGACGGCACCACCGTGCTGCTCACCACCCAGTATCTGCAGGAGGCCGACCACCTCGCCGACCGGGTGTGCGTCATCGACGCCGGCCGGGTCGTGGCCGAGGGCACCCCGGAGCGGTTGAAGGCCCGCATCGGCGCCGACCGGCTGGAACTGGTGGTCCGCGACGCGGCGGACCTGCCCACGGCCACGGCGGTGGTGCAACGCGCCACCGGCGCGACCGCGACGGTGGACGCCGAACTGCGGCGCGTCGACGCGCCGGTGGCGGACCGGATCGCCGTGCTCACCGCCGTGCTGCGGGCCCTCGACGACGCCGGGATCGCGGTGGAGGACGTGCTGGTGCGCCGGCCGACGCTGGACGAGGCGTTCCTGCGGCTCACCGGCGCCCACGCCGACGCGCAGCGGGTGGGGGTGGCGTCGTGA
- the lnt gene encoding apolipoprotein N-acyltransferase codes for MTTLDREQPRATDGAPGDGGARPLPLTLAVPAAVLAGVALLLAFPPYGMWPLAPVGVALLAAAVHRRRLRAGAGLGFLTGLALFAPLLEWTNLHTGYLPWALLSLLQAAFLALLGAATAWVSPLADRHRAAWPLLTGVLWVGQEALRDRAPFGGFPWGRLAFSQDTSPLLKLAALGGAPLVTFAVAVAGGLLVAAAWRDWRRTPGQWRPVAGLTAALVALLAAGSAVPTGVRGAGDTVTVAIVQGNVPRLGLDFNAQRQAVLNNHVDATLELARRVTEGGQERPDVVVWPENSSDIDPLRNPGAGERISQAADAIGAPILVGAVLVGPGQGEVRNAGLLWRPGTGPDLDQVYTKRHPVPFAEYVPLRSIARKVSSQVDRVRSDFVAGDRPGVLNTGPAVLGDVICFEVAYDGIVRDTVTGGAQLLVVQTNNATFDVAEARQQLAMVRLRAVEHGRAALMASTVGVSGFVSPDGRVDGATGFNTAAVVVRQMELGDGRTPATTAGVWPEVALTALAVAALAGAAVLRRRREAAPG; via the coding sequence GTGACGACGCTGGACCGGGAACAGCCGCGTGCCACCGACGGGGCACCCGGTGACGGCGGCGCGCGTCCCCTGCCGCTGACGCTCGCCGTGCCGGCCGCCGTGCTGGCCGGGGTGGCGCTGCTGCTGGCGTTCCCGCCGTACGGGATGTGGCCGCTCGCACCGGTCGGGGTGGCGCTGCTGGCCGCCGCCGTGCACCGGCGGCGGCTGCGCGCCGGCGCCGGGCTGGGCTTCCTGACCGGGCTGGCGCTGTTCGCGCCGCTGCTGGAGTGGACGAACCTGCACACCGGCTACCTGCCGTGGGCGCTGCTGTCGCTGCTGCAGGCCGCGTTCCTGGCGCTGCTGGGCGCCGCCACCGCCTGGGTGTCGCCGCTGGCGGACCGGCACCGGGCGGCGTGGCCGCTGCTCACCGGCGTGCTGTGGGTGGGGCAGGAGGCGCTGCGCGACCGCGCCCCGTTCGGCGGGTTCCCGTGGGGGCGGCTCGCGTTCAGCCAGGACACCTCGCCGCTGCTGAAGCTCGCCGCGCTCGGCGGCGCCCCGCTGGTCACGTTCGCCGTCGCGGTCGCCGGCGGGCTGCTGGTCGCCGCCGCGTGGCGGGACTGGCGGCGTACGCCCGGGCAGTGGCGGCCGGTCGCCGGGCTGACCGCCGCGCTGGTGGCGCTGCTGGCCGCCGGCTCGGCCGTGCCGACCGGGGTACGCGGCGCGGGCGACACCGTCACCGTGGCCATCGTGCAGGGCAACGTGCCCCGCCTCGGGCTGGACTTCAACGCGCAGCGGCAGGCGGTGCTGAACAACCACGTCGACGCGACGCTGGAGCTGGCGCGGCGGGTCACCGAAGGCGGGCAGGAACGCCCCGACGTGGTGGTGTGGCCGGAGAACTCCAGCGACATCGACCCGCTGCGCAACCCGGGCGCGGGGGAGCGGATCTCCCAGGCCGCCGACGCGATCGGCGCGCCGATCCTGGTCGGCGCGGTGCTGGTCGGGCCCGGGCAGGGTGAGGTGCGCAACGCGGGGCTGCTGTGGCGCCCGGGCACCGGCCCGGATCTGGACCAGGTGTACACGAAACGGCATCCGGTGCCGTTCGCCGAGTACGTGCCGCTGCGCTCCATCGCCCGCAAGGTCAGCTCCCAGGTCGACCGGGTCCGGTCCGATTTCGTGGCCGGTGACCGTCCCGGCGTGCTGAACACCGGCCCGGCTGTGCTCGGCGACGTGATCTGCTTCGAGGTCGCCTACGACGGCATCGTCCGGGACACCGTCACCGGCGGCGCGCAGCTGCTGGTGGTGCAGACCAACAACGCCACGTTCGACGTGGCCGAGGCCCGCCAGCAGCTGGCCATGGTGCGGTTGCGGGCCGTGGAGCACGGCCGGGCCGCGTTGATGGCCTCCACGGTCGGGGTGTCCGGGTTCGTTTCCCCGGACGGACGGGTAGACGGTGCGACCGGGTTCAACACCGCCGCGGTGGTGGTGCGGCAGATGGAACTCGGCGACGGGCGTACCCCGGCGACCACGGCCGGGGTGTGGCCGGAGGTGGCGCTGACGGCGCTGGCGGTCGCGGCCCTGGCCGGCGCGGCCGTGCTGCGCCGCCGCCGGGAGGCCGCTCCCGGCTGA